In one Lycorma delicatula isolate Av1 chromosome 5, ASM4794821v1, whole genome shotgun sequence genomic region, the following are encoded:
- the LOC142325765 gene encoding uncharacterized protein LOC142325765, with protein sequence MSYDEFLNEYLENDEMGPVTEDREPETTYYLPHHPIIKESSSTTRLRVVFDASAKTSNNNSLNDVLMTGPTIQRDLQAILLSFRTHSYVFTADIKQMYRKILIDKSQRDFQRIVWRNDLTDKIDTYRLKTVTYGTASAPFLAIRCLFQLAEEGKNLCPKASKSIR encoded by the coding sequence ATgagttatgatgaatttttaaacgaatatCTCGAAAATGATGAGATGGGACCTGTTACAGAAGACAGGGAACCAGAGACCACTTATTACTTGCCTCATCATCCGATCATCAAGGAATCCAGCTCCACGACCCGATTACGCGTTGTTTTTGACGCATCAGCTAAGACCTCTAACAATAATTCTTTAAACGATGTCTTAATGACAGGTCCAACTATACAGCGGGACTTACAAGCTATACTGTTATCTTTTCGTACTCACTCCTATGTATTTACTGCAGATATTAAACAAATGTaccgtaaaatattaattgataagaGCCAACGAGATTTTCAACGAATTGTATGGCGTAATGATTTAACTGACAAGATTGACACTTATAGATTGAAAACAGTTACCTATGGCACTGCTTCAGCTCCATTTTTAGCGATTCGTTGTTTGTTTCAATTAGCAGAAGAAGGGAAGAACTTGTGTCCCAAAGCATCTAAATCTATCAGATGA
- the LOC142325766 gene encoding uncharacterized protein LOC142325766 — MWLIKDLGWDQQVPGALQLKWNEYRESLRILNQLSVSRRISIRNSDQAFEIHGFSDASEKAYEVCLYMRTVAENGEVNVMLICSKARVAPLKLTLLPRLELCGALLLAQLLQKTLKALDLFNINNITLWTDSTIVLHWLNSPPKTWQTYVDISV, encoded by the coding sequence ATGTGGCTCATAAAGGATTTAGGATGGGATCAACAAGTTCCTGGTGCTTTGCAGCTAAAATGGAATGAATACAGGGAATCACTGCGGATCCTAAATCAACTGAGCGTCAGTAGACGAATATCGATTAGAAACTCTGATCAAGCATTCGAAATACATGGATTTTCTGATGCGTCAGAAAAAGCTTACGAAGTCTGCCTGTATATGAGAACTGTAGCAGAAAATGGTGAAGTAAACGTAATGTTGATATGCTCCAAAGCGCGCGTAGCTCCACTAAAATTAACGTTGTTACCTCGTCTAGAACTCTGTGGAGCGCTACTATTGGCTCAACTACTTCAAAAAACACTTAAAGCTTTAgatttattcaatattaacaacATCACTCTGTGGACTGATTCTACCATAGTACTTCACTGGTTAAATTCTCCTCCTAAAACTTGGCAAACATATGTCGATATTAGTGTCTAA